A portion of the Amyelois transitella isolate CPQ chromosome 2, ilAmyTran1.1, whole genome shotgun sequence genome contains these proteins:
- the LOC106133586 gene encoding neural retina-specific leucine zipper protein: MVEHALVDCSQASAMQTLPPQPHREADEDQLADEYVQNFELDHLEDHHLVKREPLRTGWHELADGPPACARACRPWPDAGPYPQPHVAIAVDPSTPPETPPAPISRSPCRAALVDDVLWLPHMREPLDMRTVPCGSFEDWDRREWREQDHHIQQVALRPASSCSALSPRTGQHQSYQASSCGDDLISDDLLMTLSVRELNKRLHGFPREDVTRLKQKRRTLKNRGYAQNCRSKRLQQRQELEMTNRSLQDELHVLQLQVARVTHERDMLKQRLSLVSREHAVPQHAPPTPHSSPEFFSEL, from the coding sequence ATGGTGGAACACGCGCTCGTGGACTGCTCTCAGGCGAGCGCCATGCAGACCCTGCCGCCGCAACCGCACCGCGAAGCCGACGAAGATCAGCTCGCAGACGAATATGTTCAAAATTTCGAGCTCGACCATTTAGAAGATCACCATCTTGTGAAACGTGAACCTTTACGAACTGGATGGCATGAGCTCGCCGATGGACCACCGGCCTGCGCCCGCGCCTGCCGACCGTGGCCCGATGCGGGACCCTATCCTCAACCGCACGTCGCCATCGCCGTGGATCCGAGCACACCCCCAGAAACGCCTCCAGCGCCTATAAGTCGCAGCCCTTGTAGAGCGGCACTCGTCGATGATGTACTATGGTTACCTCATATGCGAGAGCCTTTGGATATGCGCACTGTACCCTGCGGGAGTTTTGAAGACTGGGATCGTCGCGAGTGGAGAGAACAGGATCACCATATTCAACAAGTCGCGTTACGTCCTGCGAGTTCCTGCTCGGCGCTTTCGCCGCGCACCGGCCAGCACCAGTCATATCAAGCGTCTTCCTGTGGCGACGATTTAATAAGTGACGACCTGCTCATGACATTAAGTGTACGTGAATTAAACAAACGACTTCACGGTTTCCCCCGCGAGGATGTGACTCGACTGAAACAGAAAAGGCGCACACTGAAAAATCGTGGATACGCGCAGAACTGTCGCAGCAAGCGATTGCAACAGCGACAGGAGCTGGAGATGACTAACCGGTCATTGCAGGACGAGCTGCACGTGCTGCAGCTGCAAGTGGCGCGCGTGACGCACGAGCGGGACATGCTGAAGCAGCGGCTGTCGCTGGTGAGCCGTGAGCACGCCGTGCCGCAGCACGCGCCGCCCACACCGCACTCGTCACCGGAGTTCTTCTCGGAGCTGTGA